One window of the Rhodococcus sovatensis genome contains the following:
- the hisD gene encoding histidinol dehydrogenase translates to MPARIELARVDLRGRTPSTAELRGALPRGGVDVDAVLHQVRPVVDAVRDRGVDAALEFCEKFDGVRPDRVRVPAEAMVRALDELDPAVRTALEVAIERTRIVHADQRRTDTTTQVVPGGTVTERWVPVERVGLYVPGGNAVYPSSVVMNVVPAQTAGVGSLVVASPPQKAFGGLPHPTILAAAQLLGVEEVWAVGGGQGIALLTYGGTDTDGTELEPVDLITGPGNIYVTAAKRLCRSLIGIDSEAGPTEIAILADESADPIHVAADMISQAEHDVMAASVLVTTSVQLADAVDEALAAQLDFTKHSERVLTALTGAQSGTVLVDDIDQGLAVVNAYAAEHLEIQTVNPSGVAARVRSAGAVFVGAWSPVSLGDYCAGSNHVLPTAGCARHSSGLSVQTFLRGIHVVDYSEAALKDVAAHVIALADAEDLPAHGEAVRLRFEGLSS, encoded by the coding sequence ATGCCTGCCCGCATCGAGCTCGCCCGCGTGGATCTACGCGGTCGAACTCCATCCACCGCCGAACTACGCGGCGCGCTCCCACGAGGTGGAGTGGATGTCGATGCGGTGTTGCATCAGGTTCGTCCAGTGGTCGATGCTGTTCGTGACCGCGGCGTCGACGCCGCGCTCGAGTTCTGCGAGAAGTTCGACGGTGTTCGACCGGACCGCGTTCGGGTGCCTGCCGAGGCCATGGTGAGGGCACTGGACGAGTTGGATCCTGCGGTGCGCACAGCGCTGGAGGTCGCGATCGAGCGGACCAGGATCGTGCACGCCGATCAGCGTCGCACCGACACCACCACGCAGGTAGTGCCGGGAGGAACCGTCACCGAGCGGTGGGTTCCGGTCGAGCGTGTCGGGCTGTACGTCCCAGGTGGCAACGCCGTCTACCCGTCCTCGGTCGTGATGAATGTCGTGCCCGCGCAGACCGCAGGCGTCGGCTCACTCGTGGTGGCGTCGCCGCCGCAGAAGGCTTTCGGCGGTCTGCCGCACCCGACTATCCTCGCGGCCGCGCAGCTCCTCGGCGTCGAAGAAGTCTGGGCTGTCGGAGGAGGGCAGGGGATAGCGCTGCTCACCTACGGCGGCACCGATACCGACGGAACCGAACTGGAACCGGTCGACCTCATTACCGGTCCGGGCAACATCTACGTGACGGCAGCAAAGCGTTTGTGCCGCTCGCTGATCGGCATCGATTCCGAGGCCGGCCCCACCGAGATCGCAATTCTCGCCGACGAGTCCGCCGACCCGATTCACGTTGCGGCCGACATGATCAGCCAGGCAGAACACGACGTCATGGCAGCCAGTGTGCTTGTCACGACCAGCGTGCAGCTGGCTGATGCAGTCGACGAAGCTCTTGCAGCGCAACTCGACTTCACCAAGCACAGCGAGCGAGTGCTGACCGCCCTCACCGGTGCGCAGTCGGGCACCGTGCTGGTCGACGACATCGACCAGGGCTTGGCCGTCGTGAACGCGTACGCCGCCGAGCACCTCGAGATTCAGACCGTGAATCCGTCCGGCGTGGCCGCGCGTGTGCGTAGTGCGGGCGCAGTCTTCGTCGGCGCCTGGTCGCCGGTCAGCTTGGGCGACTACTGCGCAGGATCCAACCACGTTCTCCCCACCGCGGGGTGTGCGCGTCACTCCTCCGGCTTGAGCGTCCAGACATTCCTGCGCGGTATCCACGTGGTGGACTACTCGGAGGCCGCTCTGAAGGATGTTGCCGCTCACGTGATCGCGCTCGCCGACGCCGAGGATCTGCCTGCGCACGGCGAAGCCGTCCGTCTTCGGTTCGAAGGACTGTCATCATGA
- a CDS encoding histidinol-phosphate transaminase, whose translation MSGVIGQGVSVDSLPLRENLRGKSAYGAPQLTVPVQLNTNENPHPPTQALVDDVAESVRHAATQLHRYPDRDAVELRTALAEYLTGQTGFDVDASNVWAANGSNEILQQLLQAFGGPGRSSLGFVPSYSMHPIIASGTQTEWIDAKRRADFSLDIDFAVSSIAERDPDVVFVTSPNNPTGHSIPTEDLRRILDAARGIVILDEAYAEFSAQPSAIGLIAEYPTKLVVSRTMSKAFAFAGGRLGYLVAAPAVVEAMLLVRLPYHLSVVTQAAALAALRHASETLGSVERLSAERDRVMARLTELGFDVIPSDANFVLFGRFTSAAATWKRYLEQGVLIRDVGIDGYLRTTIGLDSENDRFLEVSASLVQSELEDIRPIVTNEHVETNR comes from the coding sequence ATGAGCGGCGTTATCGGGCAGGGTGTTTCAGTGGATTCGCTTCCGCTGAGAGAGAACCTGCGAGGCAAGTCGGCGTACGGCGCCCCCCAATTGACTGTCCCTGTGCAGCTCAACACGAACGAGAATCCGCATCCCCCGACGCAGGCTCTCGTGGACGATGTTGCCGAGTCGGTTCGGCATGCGGCGACGCAGTTGCACCGCTATCCGGATCGCGATGCCGTCGAGCTACGTACCGCGTTGGCGGAATACCTGACCGGTCAGACCGGCTTCGACGTCGACGCCAGCAACGTATGGGCAGCCAACGGCTCCAACGAGATCTTGCAGCAATTGCTTCAGGCATTCGGTGGTCCGGGCCGGTCGTCGCTCGGATTCGTGCCGTCGTACTCGATGCACCCCATCATCGCGTCGGGAACGCAGACCGAGTGGATCGACGCCAAGAGGCGCGCCGATTTCTCGCTCGACATCGATTTCGCGGTGTCGTCGATCGCCGAGCGCGACCCGGATGTCGTCTTCGTCACCAGCCCGAACAACCCCACCGGCCACAGCATTCCGACCGAAGACCTGCGCCGCATCCTGGACGCAGCCCGCGGGATCGTGATTCTGGACGAGGCGTACGCCGAGTTCTCGGCGCAGCCGAGTGCCATCGGGCTGATCGCCGAATATCCGACGAAGCTCGTCGTCAGCAGAACGATGAGCAAGGCATTTGCCTTCGCGGGGGGCCGGCTCGGCTACCTTGTCGCGGCTCCGGCCGTCGTGGAGGCCATGCTGTTGGTGCGTTTGCCTTACCACTTGTCCGTCGTCACCCAGGCAGCTGCGTTGGCAGCGTTGCGACACGCATCGGAGACACTCGGCAGCGTCGAAAGGCTGTCTGCCGAACGCGACCGCGTCATGGCACGTTTGACCGAACTCGGTTTCGATGTCATCCCCAGCGACGCAAACTTCGTGCTGTTCGGTCGGTTCACGAGTGCTGCGGCGACGTGGAAGCGCTACCTCGAACAGGGCGTGTTGATCAGGGACGTCGGCATCGACGGATACCTGCGCACAACGATCGGACTCGACTCCGAAAACGACAGGTTCCTCGAAGTGAGCGCATCACTCGTGCAGAGTGAACTCGAGGACATACGGCCGATTGTTACGAACGAGCACGTGGAGACGAACCGATGA
- the hisB gene encoding imidazoleglycerol-phosphate dehydratase HisB gives MTTPSEGRPPRIARIERTTKESDITVELNLDGTGVVDISTGVPFYDHMLTALGTHGRFDLTVHAKGDIEIDAHHTVEDTAIVLGQALGQALGDKSGITRFGDAFIPMDETQVHASVDVSGRPYCVHTGEPDYMVHSIIGGYPGVPYATVINRHVFESLAMNARIALHVRVLYGRDQHHITEAEFKAVARALRQAVEYDPRVTGIPSTKGSL, from the coding sequence ATGACGACACCATCCGAAGGCCGGCCACCGAGAATCGCGCGGATAGAACGCACGACCAAGGAATCGGACATCACCGTCGAATTGAACCTCGACGGCACCGGAGTGGTCGATATATCCACCGGTGTCCCGTTCTACGATCACATGCTCACGGCGCTCGGTACGCACGGGCGGTTCGATCTGACGGTGCACGCGAAGGGCGATATCGAGATCGATGCGCACCACACCGTCGAGGACACCGCGATCGTGCTCGGACAGGCGCTCGGGCAGGCTCTGGGGGACAAGTCCGGGATCACCCGGTTCGGTGACGCGTTCATCCCGATGGACGAGACCCAGGTGCACGCATCCGTCGATGTATCGGGTCGCCCGTACTGCGTGCACACCGGCGAGCCCGATTACATGGTGCATTCCATCATCGGGGGTTATCCGGGTGTTCCGTACGCCACGGTCATCAACCGCCACGTGTTCGAGTCCCTTGCAATGAACGCGCGGATCGCGCTGCACGTTCGGGTTCTGTACGGCCGCGACCAGCATCACATCACCGAGGCCGAGTTCAAAGCAGTGGCGCGGGCATTGCGACAAGCGGTCGAGTACGACCCTCGCGTCACCGGCATCCCGTCCACCAAGGGCAGTCTGTGA
- a CDS encoding MFS transporter gives MTSRSNSLLSIRGLPAAMAMGAAAFGGWGLLLPVVPLAVSLGGGSDALAGASTAVFMAATVLTQLFVPKLLVRFGHRLVLAAGCVFLGLPAVLFAVSVAAAPALSVSAVRGIGFGLLTVASAALVAELAPHDQLGRATGAQGIAVALAQMVTLPAGLVLFALSPTSVFVIGAVVPLIGLIAIAFLPATHPAAPPARRASEKRSAAKQFVVPCLAIAAASASFGGLSSLLPIAEPGRESMIGVALAVVSGSMLVGRYGAGSVADRFGIGRALTPALVLVSTGVALFAFAVADSHPAVVFMGAAAVFGIGYGATQNDSLVMTFRVAGPERFSQASAAWNIGFDAGTGAGAMALGVIVGTVGYTSGFAMAAAVALVMAVVVGVFGARSAG, from the coding sequence GTGACCTCGCGGTCCAACTCGCTTCTGTCGATCCGCGGCCTGCCTGCTGCGATGGCAATGGGCGCTGCGGCGTTCGGTGGGTGGGGCCTGTTGCTTCCGGTAGTGCCGCTCGCGGTGTCCTTGGGCGGTGGCTCGGATGCCCTCGCCGGAGCGAGCACTGCGGTGTTCATGGCCGCAACAGTCCTCACCCAGCTGTTCGTGCCGAAGCTACTGGTCCGTTTCGGACACCGACTCGTCTTGGCGGCCGGCTGTGTCTTTCTCGGACTTCCCGCTGTGTTGTTCGCAGTATCGGTCGCCGCCGCACCTGCGCTGTCGGTGTCGGCCGTGCGTGGCATCGGTTTCGGGCTGTTGACCGTCGCTTCCGCAGCGCTCGTCGCGGAGCTCGCTCCGCACGATCAGCTGGGCCGCGCAACCGGGGCACAGGGGATCGCTGTTGCGCTCGCGCAGATGGTGACTCTGCCTGCCGGTCTCGTCTTGTTCGCCCTCTCGCCGACTTCTGTCTTCGTGATCGGTGCGGTGGTCCCACTGATCGGACTGATCGCCATCGCATTTCTTCCGGCGACACATCCGGCGGCACCGCCGGCGCGGAGAGCTAGCGAGAAACGTTCGGCAGCAAAGCAGTTCGTGGTTCCATGTCTGGCGATTGCTGCTGCATCCGCCTCGTTCGGCGGACTGTCGAGCCTGCTTCCGATCGCCGAACCGGGCCGCGAATCCATGATCGGCGTCGCTCTTGCCGTCGTCAGTGGATCGATGTTGGTGGGTAGGTACGGTGCCGGTTCCGTTGCAGACCGCTTCGGCATCGGCCGCGCCCTCACACCCGCTCTCGTCCTGGTCAGCACTGGGGTTGCCCTGTTCGCATTCGCGGTCGCGGACTCGCACCCAGCCGTCGTGTTCATGGGAGCGGCAGCAGTATTCGGCATCGGGTACGGCGCCACCCAGAACGACAGCCTGGTCATGACGTTCCGGGTCGCCGGTCCCGAACGCTTCAGTCAGGCGAGTGCCGCGTGGAACATCGGGTTCGACGCAGGGACCGGCGCCGGGGCGATGGCCCTCGGCGTGATCGTCGGGACCGTCGGCTACACCTCGGGTTTCGCCATGGCGGCAGCAGTTGCACTCGTTATGGCCGTGGTAGTCGGCGTCTTCGGTGCACGTTCGGCCGGATAG
- the hisH gene encoding imidazole glycerol phosphate synthase subunit HisH, with amino-acid sequence MKSVALLDYGSGNLHSAQRALARVGADVTVTSDPKIALAADGLVVPGVGAFAACMEGLLEVKGDRLIGQRLAGGRPVLGICVGMQIMFDRGVEFGVEADGCGEWPGTVERLQAEVLPHMGWNTVRAPEKSVLFDGIDVDTRFYFVHSYAVQKWEMPVGDTIAAPLLTWADHGGDFLAAVENGPLSATQFHPEKSGDAGAELLKNWVESL; translated from the coding sequence ATGAAGTCTGTGGCACTGCTCGACTACGGTTCGGGCAATCTTCACTCGGCACAGCGTGCCCTCGCTCGAGTCGGTGCCGACGTCACCGTCACCTCCGACCCCAAGATCGCGCTTGCCGCGGACGGGCTCGTCGTGCCAGGGGTCGGCGCTTTCGCGGCGTGCATGGAGGGTCTGCTCGAGGTCAAGGGTGACCGTCTCATCGGCCAACGACTAGCCGGCGGACGTCCCGTACTCGGAATCTGCGTCGGAATGCAGATCATGTTCGATCGAGGTGTCGAATTCGGCGTCGAGGCGGACGGCTGCGGAGAATGGCCGGGCACGGTGGAGCGGCTACAGGCCGAGGTGCTCCCGCACATGGGGTGGAATACCGTGCGAGCGCCCGAGAAGAGCGTGCTTTTCGACGGTATCGACGTCGACACCCGGTTCTACTTCGTGCACTCGTATGCGGTTCAGAAGTGGGAAATGCCCGTAGGGGACACCATCGCAGCCCCATTGCTGACGTGGGCCGATCACGGAGGCGACTTTCTTGCCGCCGTGGAGAACGGCCCTCTGTCGGCGACGCAGTTTCACCCGGAGAAGTCGGGTGATGCAGGCGCAGAACTGCTGAAGAACTGGGTCGAGTCTCTGTGA
- the priA gene encoding bifunctional 1-(5-phosphoribosyl)-5-((5-phosphoribosylamino)methylideneamino)imidazole-4-carboxamide isomerase/phosphoribosylanthranilate isomerase PriA: MSLVLLPAVDVAGGEAVRLVQGEAGSETKYGSPRDAALAWQNDGAEWVHLVDLDAAFGRGSNRELLADVVGELDVKVELSGGIRDDESLRAALATGCARVNLGTAALEDPEWCARAIGEFGDRVAVGLDVLIVDGQSRLRGRGWVSDGGDLWEVLERLERDGCSRYVVTDVTKDGTLTGPNLDLLAQMCEKTDKPVIASGGVSTIDDLRAIAGLVDKGVEGSIVGKALYAGRFTLPDALAAVSG; the protein is encoded by the coding sequence GTGAGCCTGGTCTTATTGCCTGCTGTCGATGTCGCAGGTGGCGAAGCTGTCCGTCTCGTTCAGGGAGAGGCCGGAAGCGAAACGAAGTACGGATCTCCGCGTGATGCTGCGCTGGCGTGGCAGAACGACGGTGCCGAGTGGGTTCATCTCGTGGATCTCGACGCCGCGTTCGGTCGCGGATCGAACCGTGAACTCCTCGCCGATGTCGTCGGTGAACTCGACGTGAAGGTCGAGCTGTCCGGTGGAATTCGCGACGACGAATCGCTTCGCGCTGCATTGGCGACGGGTTGTGCACGAGTGAACCTCGGCACGGCGGCGCTCGAAGACCCCGAGTGGTGCGCGCGAGCGATCGGCGAGTTCGGTGACCGGGTTGCAGTTGGACTCGACGTCCTGATCGTCGACGGTCAGAGCCGTCTTCGCGGTCGAGGCTGGGTCAGCGACGGCGGAGACCTGTGGGAAGTTCTCGAGCGTCTCGAGCGTGATGGCTGCTCGCGGTACGTCGTCACCGACGTCACCAAGGACGGCACTTTGACGGGACCGAACCTCGATCTGCTCGCCCAGATGTGTGAGAAGACCGACAAGCCGGTCATCGCGTCCGGCGGTGTGTCCACCATCGATGATCTGCGCGCCATCGCCGGTCTCGTCGACAAAGGTGTCGAGGGTTCGATCGTCGGAAAGGCGCTGTACGCAGGTCGTTTCACCCTGCCCGACGCCCTCGCGGCAGTATCCGGATAG
- a CDS encoding inositol monophosphatase: MTLPEDPQRLLEIAGRLLDGTHDRFVAGVGAPSAVQKGPDDFATAVDLELEKRLAAELFEQTGIPVHGEEFGGPELGTGTVWVLDPIDGTFNYSAGLPSAGTLLALLDDGVPVLGLTWLPLVQQRFTAAAGGPLFLNGEALPKLTERSLSDSMIGFGAFNIASRGRTPGLYRVRILEELSKVSSRLRMHGATGVDLAYTASGVLGGCVVFGHRAWDNAAGALLVQAAGGIVTDLAGEPWTIDSQSVLAASPSAHAELLSVVTDLGDPADFLEGRVR; the protein is encoded by the coding sequence ATGACTCTGCCGGAGGATCCACAACGGTTGCTGGAGATTGCCGGTCGGTTGCTCGACGGCACCCATGACCGGTTCGTCGCAGGGGTAGGCGCGCCGAGCGCCGTGCAGAAGGGCCCCGACGATTTTGCGACGGCGGTGGACCTCGAGCTCGAGAAGCGGCTTGCCGCCGAGCTCTTCGAGCAGACCGGAATTCCGGTGCACGGTGAAGAATTCGGTGGTCCCGAGTTGGGTACCGGTACGGTGTGGGTGCTCGATCCTATCGACGGCACGTTCAACTATTCGGCCGGGTTGCCCTCTGCGGGAACGCTGTTGGCGTTGCTCGACGACGGGGTCCCGGTGCTGGGTCTGACCTGGCTGCCGCTGGTGCAGCAACGATTCACAGCTGCGGCGGGCGGACCGCTGTTCCTCAACGGCGAAGCGCTGCCGAAGCTCACCGAACGCTCGTTGTCCGACTCGATGATCGGGTTCGGGGCGTTCAACATCGCCAGCCGCGGACGTACCCCGGGTCTCTACCGGGTACGGATACTCGAGGAGCTCTCGAAGGTGTCCTCACGTCTGCGTATGCATGGCGCCACAGGCGTCGACCTGGCGTACACGGCGAGTGGGGTTCTCGGCGGATGCGTCGTGTTCGGCCACCGCGCGTGGGACAACGCAGCAGGTGCGCTCCTCGTGCAGGCCGCGGGCGGAATCGTCACTGATCTGGCGGGCGAGCCATGGACCATCGACTCGCAGTCGGTGCTCGCCGCCTCACCGAGCGCCCATGCGGAATTGCTGTCCGTTGTCACCGACCTCGGTGACCCTGCGGATTTCCTGGAAGGACGAGTTCGATGA
- the hisF gene encoding imidazole glycerol phosphate synthase subunit HisF, translating into MTVAVRVIPCLDVDAGRVVKGVNFENLRDAGDPVALAAAYDAQGADELTFLDVTASTSDRGTMLDVVSRTAEQVFIPLTVGGGVRTVEDVDRLLRAGADKVSVNTAAIARPELLRELSERFGSQCIVLSVDARTVPAGQQDTPSGWEVTTHGGKRGTGIDAVEWATRGAELGVGEILLNSMDADGTKAGFDLPMITAVRLAVHVPVIASGGAGAVEHFPPAVTAGADAVLAASVFHFGDLTIAQVKDAMRADGIVVR; encoded by the coding sequence ATGACCGTCGCAGTACGCGTGATTCCATGTTTGGACGTCGACGCGGGACGAGTGGTGAAGGGCGTCAACTTCGAGAACCTGCGTGACGCAGGCGATCCTGTTGCCCTCGCGGCTGCCTACGACGCACAGGGCGCCGATGAGTTGACCTTCCTCGACGTCACGGCGTCGACGTCGGACCGCGGCACCATGTTGGACGTAGTCAGCCGCACAGCCGAGCAGGTTTTCATCCCGCTGACGGTCGGCGGGGGTGTTCGTACTGTCGAAGATGTCGACCGATTGCTGCGCGCGGGTGCGGACAAGGTCAGCGTCAACACAGCCGCCATCGCCAGGCCTGAGCTGCTTCGTGAACTGAGCGAGCGTTTCGGTTCGCAGTGCATCGTGTTGTCGGTCGATGCGAGAACGGTTCCCGCTGGGCAGCAGGACACACCGTCCGGATGGGAAGTCACCACTCACGGAGGCAAGCGCGGCACCGGGATCGACGCTGTGGAGTGGGCGACGCGTGGAGCCGAACTAGGCGTCGGTGAGATCCTGTTGAACTCGATGGATGCGGACGGCACGAAAGCGGGATTCGATTTACCGATGATCACCGCGGTTCGCCTGGCGGTCCATGTACCGGTGATCGCCAGTGGCGGCGCGGGCGCGGTCGAGCATTTTCCGCCCGCAGTCACCGCTGGCGCCGACGCCGTACTCGCGGCGAGTGTCTTCCACTTCGGTGATCTGACGATTGCTCAGGTCAAAGATGCGATGCGAGCGGACGGCATCGTCGTTCGTTGA
- the hisI gene encoding phosphoribosyl-AMP cyclohydrolase, translating into MTLDPNIAARLKRNEAGLFSAVAQERSSGDVLMVAWMDDEALARTLETRKGTYYSRSRQEYWVKGETSGHTQYVHEVRLDCDGDTVLLVVDQEGGACHTGDKTCFDADVLLS; encoded by the coding sequence ATGACTCTCGATCCGAACATAGCGGCACGTCTCAAGCGCAACGAGGCAGGTCTGTTCAGCGCGGTCGCGCAGGAACGATCCTCAGGTGATGTCCTGATGGTGGCCTGGATGGACGATGAGGCTCTCGCACGCACACTCGAGACACGGAAGGGCACGTACTACTCGCGATCCCGTCAGGAGTACTGGGTGAAGGGCGAGACGTCCGGGCACACCCAGTACGTCCACGAGGTGAGGCTCGATTGCGATGGTGACACGGTGTTGCTCGTCGTGGATCAAGAGGGTGGCGCATGCCACACGGGTGACAAGACCTGCTTCGACGCCGACGTGCTGTTGAGCTGA
- a CDS encoding MarR family winged helix-turn-helix transcriptional regulator, giving the protein MDESAEHPDPLWLTDRQQAAWRSLVALVTRLPAALDTQLQRDSSLTHFDYFVLSVLSEDPDRRIQLRDLAKFANASLSRLSHVVTKLEKLGWVQRESIEGSRGSYAVLTDAGMDKVVAAAPGHVATVQALLFAGLNDDEVERLGTLSSVMLAQLDKGIAEGTGKA; this is encoded by the coding sequence ATGGACGAGTCTGCAGAACACCCCGATCCACTGTGGCTGACGGACCGCCAACAAGCTGCGTGGCGGTCTCTCGTCGCCCTCGTGACTCGGCTGCCTGCAGCTCTCGACACTCAACTACAACGTGACTCGTCGCTGACCCACTTCGACTACTTCGTACTGTCGGTTCTCTCCGAGGACCCGGATCGCCGAATCCAGTTGCGAGATCTGGCGAAGTTCGCCAATGCATCTTTGTCGAGGCTGTCCCACGTGGTGACCAAACTGGAAAAACTCGGCTGGGTGCAACGCGAGAGCATCGAAGGAAGCCGAGGGTCGTATGCCGTACTCACCGATGCCGGGATGGACAAGGTCGTCGCGGCCGCGCCCGGCCATGTCGCCACGGTTCAAGCGCTGTTGTTCGCAGGTTTGAACGACGACGAAGTCGAGCGCTTGGGCACGCTGAGTTCGGTCATGCTGGCCCAGCTCGACAAGGGGATCGCCGAGGGAACAGGCAAGGCCTGA
- a CDS encoding peroxiredoxin produces the protein MRQGDRVENFTLPDQTGTPRSLDSLLESGPLVLFFYPGALTPGCTVEACHFRDLATEFAEVGASRAGISTDAVAKQAEFADVKSFDYPLLSDENGTVAAQFGVKRGLLGKLSPVKRSTFVIDTDRTVLDVYSSEFRFEEHADHALAFLRSRSAA, from the coding sequence ATGAGACAAGGCGATCGCGTCGAGAACTTCACCCTGCCGGACCAGACCGGAACTCCACGTTCGTTGGACAGCTTGCTCGAGAGCGGACCGCTGGTCTTGTTCTTCTATCCGGGTGCGCTGACCCCCGGATGCACGGTCGAAGCCTGCCACTTCCGCGATCTTGCAACCGAGTTCGCCGAGGTAGGTGCGTCGCGGGCCGGAATCAGCACCGATGCAGTCGCGAAGCAGGCAGAGTTCGCAGACGTGAAATCGTTCGACTACCCGTTGCTCTCCGACGAGAACGGGACCGTGGCCGCCCAATTCGGCGTCAAGCGCGGACTGCTCGGCAAACTCTCCCCCGTCAAGAGATCGACGTTCGTCATCGATACCGACCGCACAGTCCTCGACGTGTACAGCAGCGAATTCAGATTCGAAGAACACGCCGATCACGCTCTTGCGTTCCTTCGGAGCCGCTCGGCGGCGTGA
- a CDS encoding anthranilate synthase component I, which yields MHGETTTLPGAQDRGISDSTTSREVFRRLAAEHRVVPVVRKVLADSETPLSAYRKIGGDRPGTFLLESAENGRSWSRWSFIGAGTPAALTTVDGEAVWRGNVPAGVPSGGNPLDVLGRTLELLRSERLPGLPPLTGGMVGYLGYDAVRRIEKLPEHAEDDLQVPEMVMLLATDLAAVDHHEGAITLIANAVNWDGTDDRVDEAYDDAVRRLDRMCADLAAPAPSTVSTMERPTPEYRRQRTSEGFGRDVDRLVEEIEAGEAFQVVLSQRFEMDTDASPFDVYRMLRASNPSPYMYLLHVPGPDGETAFSIVGSSPEALVTVVDGVATTHPIAGTRWRGNSEEEDILLEKDLLADEKENAEHLMLVDLGRNDLGRVCTPGTVRVSDYRHIERYSHVMHLVSTVAGTLAAGKQALDAVKACFPAGTLSGAPKVRAMELIDELEPTRRGVYGGIVGYLDFAGDADTAIAIRTALMKDGTAYVQAGAGVVADSVAEYEDTEARNKAMAVLGAVAAAESLRAVGEP from the coding sequence ATGCATGGCGAGACCACTACCCTGCCCGGCGCACAAGACCGCGGGATTTCGGATTCGACCACCAGCCGAGAGGTATTCCGGAGGCTCGCTGCTGAGCACCGCGTCGTACCTGTCGTCCGCAAGGTCCTTGCCGATTCGGAGACCCCGCTGTCGGCATACCGCAAGATCGGCGGTGACCGGCCGGGGACGTTCCTGCTCGAGTCTGCGGAGAACGGCCGATCTTGGTCGAGATGGTCGTTCATCGGGGCAGGCACCCCGGCAGCGCTGACGACGGTCGACGGCGAGGCGGTCTGGCGCGGCAACGTCCCCGCCGGAGTGCCGTCCGGTGGCAATCCGCTCGACGTGCTCGGTCGCACGCTGGAACTCCTACGATCGGAGCGCTTGCCCGGGTTGCCTCCGTTGACAGGCGGGATGGTCGGCTACCTGGGGTACGACGCGGTGCGCCGCATCGAGAAGTTGCCCGAGCATGCCGAGGACGATCTTCAGGTGCCCGAGATGGTGATGCTCCTGGCGACCGATCTGGCCGCCGTGGATCACCACGAGGGCGCAATCACTCTTATCGCGAATGCGGTCAACTGGGACGGTACCGACGACCGGGTCGACGAAGCCTACGACGATGCAGTGCGCAGGCTCGATCGGATGTGCGCGGACCTCGCCGCGCCTGCGCCGTCGACGGTATCGACCATGGAACGACCCACGCCCGAGTACCGCCGTCAGCGAACCTCGGAGGGCTTCGGTCGCGACGTCGACCGACTCGTCGAGGAGATCGAAGCAGGCGAGGCGTTCCAAGTCGTTCTCTCGCAACGGTTCGAGATGGACACCGACGCGTCGCCCTTCGACGTGTATCGCATGTTGCGCGCGTCCAATCCGAGTCCGTACATGTACCTGTTGCACGTGCCGGGGCCCGATGGGGAGACCGCTTTCTCCATTGTCGGTTCCAGCCCGGAGGCGTTGGTGACCGTTGTCGACGGTGTCGCGACCACGCATCCGATCGCCGGAACGCGGTGGCGCGGCAACTCCGAGGAAGAAGACATTCTGTTGGAAAAGGACCTTCTCGCCGACGAGAAGGAGAACGCCGAACATCTGATGCTCGTCGATCTGGGTCGGAACGATCTCGGCCGCGTCTGCACTCCGGGCACGGTGCGAGTGAGCGACTATCGACATATCGAGCGCTACAGCCACGTCATGCATCTCGTGTCCACAGTTGCGGGCACCCTCGCGGCGGGCAAACAGGCTCTCGACGCGGTCAAGGCATGCTTCCCGGCAGGCACCCTGTCCGGTGCACCGAAGGTGCGTGCGATGGAACTGATCGACGAACTCGAACCGACGCGGCGCGGGGTCTACGGCGGCATCGTGGGGTACCTCGACTTCGCCGGTGACGCGGACACCGCCATTGCCATCCGTACCGCTTTGATGAAGGACGGCACCGCGTATGTTCAGGCGGGTGCGGGCGTCGTGGCCGATTCTGTGGCCGAGTACGAGGACACGGAGGCCAGAAACAAGGCGATGGCAGTACTCGGTGCGGTGGCTGCAGCCGAGTCGCTGCGTGCGGTCGGCGAGCCGTGA